The following proteins come from a genomic window of Musa acuminata AAA Group cultivar baxijiao chromosome BXJ1-7, Cavendish_Baxijiao_AAA, whole genome shotgun sequence:
- the LOC135678979 gene encoding uncharacterized protein LOC135678979: MRTLETMAHVMQQQQQPAQQGNNDGTETSNQTGLGIGQFKKLSPPSFSGESDPMVAERWMLQIEKIFDAFNYSDERKVFLATFMLEGEAEHWWRMIKRMSEIKHEPMTWKLFQEKFNDKYFSECMREQKELEFLNLIQGSMTVTKYESKFTELSRFATHMTDDESRKARRFERGLRPAIRSRMSALKLQTYADTVERALKIERDMEEIQEIIGKNQRDKFTSKSRRVNEYEDSNKRFKTSGFEKRKPWGRTQLCEKCGLNHETSRCFRVTGACFNCGKLGHQIKDCPLNMKREPLSPRPSAHARVYAITEQDSRASKSVVEG, from the exons atgcggactttggagactatggcacatgtgatgcaacaacaacaacaacctgcccaacaaggaaataatgatgggacagagacatcaaaccagacggggttgggaattggacagtttaagaagcttagtcctcccagtttcagtggtgagtctgatccaatggtggcggaacggtggatgttgcagatagagaaaatatttgatgcctttaattactctgatgaacgaaaggtttttcttgccacctttatgctggagggagaagctgaacactggtggagaatgattaagaggatgtctgaaatcaaacatgagccaatgacatggaagttattccaagaaaagtttaacgataaatatttttcagaatgtatgagagagcaaaaagaattggagttcttgaatcttatccaggggagtatgacggttacaaagtatgaatctaaatttactgagctctccaggtttgccacacatatgactgatgatgaatctagaaaggcaagaaggtttgaaaggggattacggccggcaataagaagccgaatgtcagctttaaaattacaaacatatgctgatacggtagaaagagctttgaaaattgaaagagacatggaggaaattcaagaaatcattggcaagaaccaaagggacaaatttactagcaaaagcaggagagtaaatgaatacgaagatagtaacaagaggtttaagacatctggatttgagaaaaggaaaccatgggggaggactcagttatgtgaaaaatgcgggttaaatcatgagacaagtcggtgttttcgggtgactggagcatgttttaattgtggaaagctaggtcatcaaataaaagattgcccactgaacatgaaaagagagccactgtctcctagaccctcagcccatgctagagtatacgctatcactgaacaagattctagagcttctaaatcagtggtggaag gatag